One region of Danio rerio strain Tuebingen ecotype United States chromosome 5, GRCz12tu, whole genome shotgun sequence genomic DNA includes:
- the mogat3b gene encoding 2-acylglycerol O-acyltransferase 3b: protein MGTDNVSEVKEKGDRSPWKDIIEDISVLQLVLSFLFLGVACLLLMIYLMFTSLWIFPTLYFTWQIYDWHTPERGGRRTKFVRGWEVWKHLRDYFPVKLVKTAELNPNKNYIMGCHPHGIMCFGAFSCFSTDRNGFAETFPGIRSTLAILAGLFRLPLFREYILAAGLLPVSKASLDYLLSQTGVGNAVVIIIGGAEESLTSSTGVNTVVIKHRKGFVRLALEHGADLVPVYSFGENELFPQVVLSEGSVGRRLQVLFKQIMGFAPCIFTGGRWLLLPYKLPVTTVVGCPINVPLVKIPTQEQVDHYHGLYMASLADLFHKHKTSYGLAETHELHFI, encoded by the exons ATGGGAACAGATAACG TTTCAGAGGTAAAGGAGAAGGGGGACAGGTCACCATGGAAAGATATAATCGAGGATATAAGTGTTTTGCAATTGGTgttgtcatttctttttttag GAGTGGCTTGTCTACTATTGATGATCTACCTGATGTTCACCTCTCTGTGGATTTTCCCCACTCTGTACTTCACCTGGCAGATCTATGATTGGCACACACCTGAGAGAG GTGGCAGAAGAACAAAGTTTGTGAGAGGCTGGGAAGTATGGAAACACTTGCGAGACTATTTTCCTGTGAAG CTGGTAAAGACTGCTGAATTAAATCCCAATAAGAACTATATTATGGGCTGTCACCCGCACGGCATCATGTGTTTTGGAGCCTTCTCCTGCTTCAGCACAGACCGCAATGGATTTGCGGAAACCTTTCCTGGAATACGGTCCACTCTTGCAATCTTAGCCGGACTTTTCCGCCTTCCTCTCTTCAGGGAATACATTTTAGCTGCAG GATTGCTGCCTGTCAGTAAGGCAAGTTTGGATTATTTGCTGAGCCAAACTGGTGTGGGTAACGCTGTGGTCATCATCATTGGTGGAGCAGAGGAATCACTGACCTCCTCTACAGGAGtaaacactgtggtcataaaacaCAGGAAAGGCTTTGTACGACTGGCTCTTGAACACGG GGCAGACCTGGTTCCAGTGTACTCTTTTGGAGAGAACGAGCTGTTCCCGCAGGTGGTTCTGTCTGAGGGCAGTGTAGGTCGACGGCTGCAGGTTCTTTTTAAGCAGATTATGGGTTTTGCTCCATGCATCTTCACAGGAGGCCGGTGGCTTCTTCTGCCGTACAAACTTCCAGTCACCACTGTGG TGGGCTGCCCCATAAACGTCCCTCTGGTGAAAATTCCAACTCAGGAACAGGTGGATCATTACCACGGTTTATACATGGCATCTCTGGCTGATCTTTTCCACAAGCATAAGACCAGCTATGGACTGGCAGAGACGCACGAGCTGCACTTCATTTAG